A section of the Telopea speciosissima isolate NSW1024214 ecotype Mountain lineage chromosome 3, Tspe_v1, whole genome shotgun sequence genome encodes:
- the LOC122653599 gene encoding cytochrome P450 78A5, which yields MSSAYQLLFFPQTAYSSVLSIEVVACALLLFMLFGFWFAPGGLAWALSKAQARMAIPGPSGFPLLGLVFAFTGPATHRVLAKLSQGFNALQLMAFSVGFTRFIVSTHPETAKDILNSSAFSDRPVKESAYGLLFHRAMGFAPFGEYWRNLRRISATHLFSPKRIASFGTSRSEIGLKMVEEIKTSMVLKGEVEMKMVLHYGSLNNVMMSVFGRSYDFKKGGDGFELERMVSEGYELLGIFNWSDHFPILGRLDLQGVRKRCRKLVSKVNVFVGKIIEEHRRRRVNGVLGDDSVGDFVDVLLDLEKEDRLSQSDMIAVLWEMIFRGTDTVAIILEWIIARMVLHPEIQSKAQSEIDAVVGTTRIVSDSDLQNLPYLQAIVKESLRMHPPGPLLSWARLAVHDVHIGNYFVPAGTTAMVNMWAITHNEAIWSEPNEFKPERFMEEDVSIMGSNLRLAPFGSGRRVCPGKAMGLATVQLWLAQLLQNFKWVPSDSGVDLSECLKLSLEMKNPLVCGAVPRNV from the exons ATGTCTTCCGCTTACcagcttctcttcttcccccaaACTGCTTATTCATCTGTTCTCAGCATCGAAGTGGTAGCTTGTGCACTCCTTTTGTTCATGCTCTTTGGTTTCTGGTTTGCTCCAGGTGGGCTTGCTTGGGCTCTCTCGAAAGCTCAAGCTCGAATGGCAATCCCCGGACCATCTGGGTTTCCTCTCCTTGGGTTGGTATTCGCCTTCACTGGCCCTGCGACTCACCGTGTTCTTGCTAAGCTCTCCCAAGGGTTCAATGCCCTTCAACTCATGGCCTTCTCTGTGGGTTTCACTCGTTTCATCGTATCAACTCACCCGGAGACTGCTAAAGATATTCTTAACAGTTCGGCCTTTTCTGATCGACCTGTTAAGGAATCTGCTTATGGTTTGCTCTTTCACCGAGCCATGGGTTTCGCTCCCTTTGGGGAGTATTGGAGGAACTTAAGGAGAATATCGGCTACTCATTTGTTCAGTCCAAAGAGAATCGCTAGTTTTGGGACTTCCCGGAGTGAAATCGGTTTGAAGATGGTTGAGGAGATTAAGACTTCGATGGTGTTGAAGGGAGAGGTCGAGATGAAGATGGTTCTGCATTATGGATCGCTCAACAACGTGATGATGAGTGTGTTCGGGAGGAGTTATGATTTCAAGAAGGGTGGAGACGGGTTTGAACTGGAGAGAATGGTCAGTGAAGGGTATGAGTTACTTGGGATCTTTAACTGGAGCGATCATTTCCCTATTCTGGGTAGGTTGGACTTGCAGGGAGTGAGGAAAAGATGCCGAAAACTTGTCTCTAAGGTGAATGTGTTTGTGGGAAAGATAATTGAGGAGCACAGGAGAAGGAGGGTTAATGGGGTTCTGGGTGATGATAGTGTTGGTGATTTCGTCGACGTTCTGCTGGACTTAGAGAAGGAAGACAGGCTCAGTCAGTCAGACATGATTGCTGTTCTTTGG GAGATGATTTTCAGAGGGACAGATACTGTAGCCATTATTCTGGAGTGGATTATTGCAAGAATGGTGCTGCACCCAGAAATCCAGTCTAAAGCCCAATCTGAAATTGATGCTGTTGTGGGCACTACTCGTATAGTATCAGATTCTGATCTACAGAACCTCCCTTATCTGCAAGCAATAGTGAAGGAATCCTTGAGAATGCACCCTCCGGGTCCCCTTCTCTCATGGGCCCGACTTGCTGTCCATGATGTTCACATTGGGAACTACTTTGTCCCTGCTGGAACAACTGCTATGGTGAACATGTGGGCGATAACCCATAATGAAGCTATATGGTCAGAGCCCAATGAGTTCAAGCCTGAGCGATTCATGGAAGAAGACGTGAGCATTATGGGTTCGAATCTGAGGTTGGCACCTTTCGGGTCTGGGAGAAGGGTCTGCCCTGGTAAGGCTATGGGTCTTGCTACTGTTCAGCTCTGGTTGGCTCAGTTGCTTCAGAACTTCAAGTGGGTTCCTTCTGATTCTGGTGTGGACTTGTCCGAGTGCCTGAAGCTTTCTCTTGAGATGAAGAATCCATTGGTATGCGGTGCTGTTCCAAGGAATGTTTGA